The sequence below is a genomic window from Dictyostelium discoideum AX4 chromosome 5 chromosome, whole genome shotgun sequence.
AGGTTTCCTGGTCCATCAATCTGGTTATCTAGGTTTTGTAAATTCTTCTTTTCCAAAAGTCTAAAAAATTCATCTACGTCTTTTAAATGGAAAAAATctaacatatttttttttttattatttattgtaatttaatttggtattattttattgttgattatataatttttgtttttttttttgaattaataatttttttttttttaatacagtttattaaattaattttcattttttttttttttttttttttttttttagataaaacttaatattttaaaaaaacttatttaaaatgatatttttgTGTTAAATTcagtttcaaaaaaaaaaaaaaaaaaataatttctgaACTTAAATTTTCCAGTGgcaatttaaaatatttttacatGGGGGctcatataaaattaatttgtataattttcaaattttgaaaagTGCTGGCTTttacaataattaattcattttttataaaaactttttaattatttttctatttttgttattaaattatttagataTAAAAAGGTAATAAATTGTTGAAATGAATATTgggattatttaaaattaacactttataaaaaaaaaaaaaaaaaaaatagaaaaaagttGGAGATATCCTaggttattaaaaaaaaaaaaacaattaaatttagaaataaataataataataaaaattataactaAAACACGATTggcaaaataaaataatcccATTCAATTATCTATTAAAAAActtgatttatttttgactcttttttttttttttttttttttaataaataaaagtgtTGATTTAGTAAATTAAGAACCTTGggttccaattttttttagttttttagataattgattttcaacaaatttctttttatagaTATAGAAAGATAAAGCAATAACCAAAGCCACACCTAATACACCAGAAACAACCACCACAGGAATTAAATAAGCAGGTCTTTCACTTTCACcacaatcatttttaaaagatgtCGTAACTAAAACGGAAAAATCAGGGTCAATTATACAATTTGTACAATATGGTAAATTTAAACCAACAATAACTGAATCACTTGATTTTGTAACAAGCTCAGATGTGATAATTGAAGATCTACCATCTGAAAGTattctatttaaaaatctGGCTTGCATAATTTTTGAATCctttttaattgttatataatttaataattcgttattactattttgaATATCTGTATCTTGTTGAttacaatcattattatcacttGTTACTGATGATTgaaattgtaattgtaaattatttaagaatgaattatattgataattattaattgataccgaaattttaattgaaccacTATCTAAAGTTAAATTATAACCTGCAAATGAGTAATGTTTTGATTTCTCTTTAATCTCCTCAACTGTATATGATACAGTACAATTTGTTAATGATTGAACTAATGTTTGAGAGaattgataaatattattactattattatcatctgtATTTTTCATTTCTGTTACCCATTTATTATCTAATGTATACTCtttaattacatttttatcaacatcaaattcaattaattttgtaattaaaatttggtaacttgttttttgattatttataactgttgtaccattattatcaattgttgtatttgatgatggtactccaccattaccattaccaccaccaccaccactaatGATGCTACAATCAAATCCTGTATATCCAGATCTACAATTACATTCACCTGTATTTACAATACAATCACCATTTTttgaacaattatttaaacaactTTTAACACTTGTTTCATAAATGAAATAGCCTGACCATGAAACTCCATTTTGTTGAATTGATAATGACTTTTTACCTGTACCTGGCCAAATAGTACATTGTATTGAAACATTTGTTATggtattttgaattaatggACAATTTTGATTATCAATGCTaactattaaattattatgagAATTTGAAAACCAACCATATAAAGTTATATCACCACCCATTTCATTAACAGAATCAATCGAGGATACATATATATTGGTATTTATACTACAATCATCACCACTCCATCCAACTGCGCAAACacattttaatgaatttgtaTCACAATATTCACCAATGTTACACTCTCTATAACATTTAGGTGGAAGTTGTGATTGAGTTGCATTTACTGTTTTaacaatttctttaatacttgaaaaataaattgtaaaaataccatttgatggtaataattcattaaaatagTATGAAGATTCAAATCTGTATGATGGAATGGTTGGTTCCCAACTAAAAAATGGTACCGTATAAAAATCTTGAGAATTAAGTCCAATATCATTTCCCcacattattaattttttatttactctatcaatataaatattaactTTAATTGTAGAACATGTTGGGTCATATTTCAAATtactattaaataaaaaaatatttcttgATGATGATGGGTAACATGAAAAACATGAAGGTAAAGTTCcagataaattattaaacttTAAATCTAAAGACATTGAATTCATTGTACAATAACTTGAATCAACTGTTCCtgatatcttttttataaaaaaaataataaaaataaaaacataattataaaaaaaaaaaaaaaatcaaaattaatattattcaaataatttgatttttaaatttttaaaaaatacataccatattattacttaaatctaaaattgaaaaattattttttggtaactttacatttaaattggaatacaatatttttaattcgtcaacatttgaaaatttattcaaatctttttcatttggaAAATTTCCTccatttatttcaaattttttgatatttggAAGTGATAAAAATGGGATCATAccatttattgaaaattcacCAAAAGTATATCCAAATCTTAATTCTgttatattattgttttctGGTAATTCAATCATTTGGGTTGGTTTATTTATCATTCCACCtattgatcttttttttttttttttttttttataattattattattatttttattattttaaacgattaaaaaaatttaaaaaaaaatatttacaatgatgtcattattgaattttgaatattaaatattgatattggGAAATCTATAGtagaattattaatgaatgcactaaaagataaataaaactttattagtttacaatttctaataataaaactataattaataatacatacAATTTTTGAACTTTGGTCATTGTTGCCAAGTTTGATACATCATTATTAATGTATGAAAAATAATCtgttaaatataaattcaattcttTTACATTTACATTTGTAAAAGATGGTATAGAATTTGCAACTAAacttaaaaaatcaatatccAAAACACTTTTAAGGTCATTTACATAAGTAACTGAAATTTCTCCAATACTTGTATTAGGAACAATTTCTAGTattccaaatttatttaaatatgaaaatttaaactCTCCTTGAAAACTAGGTGGATGAACTATTGATCTATTatgaaacaattaataataaaatttatgaataatgataataaaaaaaataaaaaaataaaaaaataaaataaacttacAAATATGTTTGAGAAATTGGTGAATCAATCTTTACAACATTACATAGAGTTAAAGTTATAGATTCCACATAAACATTGCTTAAAAAATCTGGTGATAGGTAACAATTTGAGagttttcttattttttttttttatttttaatattgaaaattaaaaaataattaataaaataaaaaatagtttaaaataattaaaaaataaaataaaaaaaaaacctacaATTTACTTAaacttgaaaatgaaaaactaCTTGATTCAATAATTTGAGTATTAGTTTGTATAATGTCTGCATAGATTAAAACaactttatttgaaatagtTGTACAAGAAAACATATATTGATTTGAGTAATTACAAAAATCATAAACACCCTCACTTATTATTGGAAACCCTGTCATATTAACATTCATACTATTaactaaatcatttaatagttgggcttatattatttttaaaaattttaataataacttctttattttttattttttatttatttttaaataatttttaaatacctTCCGAGGGGTCTAGAATTAGAGATGAAGCacatatatttaaataaaaataaaaaaaaataaaaacaaacatatatatttttttcattctctatttttttttttttttttttttttttttttttgacacaaccaaaaccaaaatttaGATAAAAGAAAtgatctttattttatttttttttttattttttttttttttttttttttttttttttgatttgggattttgaaaaaaaaagatatttatttcggaagtttttttattaaagtgggaaaagatattattttgGTTGCGTATCTTTTCCACCTCCAATGACTTACAACAAtgttatttgaaataaatgtGACAAAAGTgggaaataatttatttttaaattttttttatttttatttttatttttcttttttttttttttttttttttttttctttacaatttttaattttctgaGATAGATGCattaatactttttaaatttttatcattaatttcaatgtcatttgtaatattttgttgaaacctctttataaaatattttaaaaaaataaatgtaccTAAACCtccaataattattaaaccaACTATTGAGACTACAATTACAATAACTATAATTCCGGTGCCtggatcatcatcattttggTCACTACTAATTAAACCACTACTATTTATATTGGTGCTACtgtcactattattatttgaattttgttctataaattcaattttattattgcaATTAAAATCCTTTACAAGGAATTGgcaatcaatttttaaatttttaattattgctTGGGGTTGGAGGACTTGTTgatttttgttgattttaaaaatggcaatatcattataattatcatttatcaaattataaaaacattttatttcatAATCAGAACtttgattaattttacaatatttatttgaaattgaaaccattaatttcaaaatattattataattattattattattactattatatgtgtgattaaaatttattaaaaagaaaatttgtgttgaattattgttaatttttatcatttcaatttttgattgtttaaaatattcactagaatttattttactaatatctattaaaaaaaaaaataataatgatatcaagtataatttcattttattgttttttttttttttttttttttttgaaaatatatggGCACAAATTGgaagaaaaaataatgataataattttctaaaaaatcatttcttttctttttttttttttttttctctttttttttttattaaacttAAAACAAAGATTgggatgtttttttttttaataatgaaatataGACTTGAAAGGtaagaaaataaaagtttataataaaatgaaaagatatttatgattgttttttttttttttttcatttttttaaatttatttgaaaactTTGGATATTATGATTGATTtgataatcaaaaaatcaaaaagtgttttgaaaaaaaatcttttttttttgtaatcattcatcattttttaaaattttaaaaaattgatttttgtttttgatgacctaaaattagatttttttttttttttttttcatattaaaGATGttcatattaaaattttttttgtgttaatTTGAATTGGAATGACTTGAACAAGTTTCTAACTGGGGATAATAGTCAAGAGGACTTTCTAATATTATCAGGAATCGAACCTATGATCTGTTTCatcacaattaaaatttcgcCCAAAGGGGGGCTCGAACCCCCGACCACAAGGTTAAAAGCCTTGCGCTCTACCGACTGAGCTATCTGGGCTTTGATGATGAgagttaaaaaaattagtaaaaaaaaattataatattataatttaaaaatcttaatgtatttattcatttattcatttattttttcatttattcaTTATTCAGTTATTTAagttattcatttattaagttattcatttattcatctttttatttatatattcctttatttttttatttatttatttatagtttatttatttatttaattatttattaatttattatttatttaaaaaaaacatttggCGTGGCTATGCTCATgcataatattttttttgtaagaATCTTGTtttgaacaaaaaaaaaaaaaaaaacaataatacaaAATAATTACCTAATAAATAAGGAAAGATTAAAATCACTCCTATAATATAAAGcaaagtttattttattttattttaaaaaaattttatttgttaatttaaaattatatatttttattaaatttttttttctttttggaaaatttaaattctaaaaaaaaactacgccacataaaaattattctccaagtagaaattaaaataaataaataaataaataataaataatttaattaagtttttttaagTCATagtatttttctttatttttgatttttttttttttttttttttttgttttttttttatacaaaaactaaatttttttttttttttttttttaatgtttttgtttaattaatttttgttcaTTCTCTTTGTATTTCTTTCCTTCATAGAATTTCCAAGcaaataaaccaaatacACCCAAAGCTAGGAAACCaatgaatttatttgatCCAGGAGCTGGTACCTTTGGTGGATAACCGGTTCTTTGAGCATTATGGACATTTTCTTCAATAGTATGTTTGGCATTATTCAAATTGCTTGAAATGTtctctttaatatttttgaaatttgaatttaattgatctttTGATGCATTTATTCCAGAGGCATATGAGGATGCAGTATTCTTGGCATTCTTTAAACCTTCTGCTGCTTTTTTAGCAAGTTTTTCTTTATCCCAATTATCAGTCATTTTCTtctatcttttaatttatttgaaattaataatttttatttttataaattttttaaaaacaaattaataatataatgaataataaaaaaaaaaaaaaaaaaaaacctttttaatttataatcgATTattgaaacaaaaaaaaaaaaaaaaaaaaaaaaaaaaattaaataataattaaaaattaattaaattaaaaaattaaaataaaaaataattattaaaaaaaaaaaaattatattccaataaaataatattatttacatttgttCCAATTTGAGAAATGTTTtatcaatgaaaaaaaaaaaaaataataaaaataataataaaaattaaaaaaaagaatatcaCATgtaatatgttttttttggttatttacaaattgtttttttattatatttacttGAACACACACCCACACCCCCCATAGtgaatactttttttttttttttattttttttttattttgtacaatttgattttgggtgtcttctttttttttttttttttttttgtattttggGGTGTTGTGAtatgaaatttttattatttt
It includes:
- a CDS encoding hypothetical protein (Similar to Strongylocentrotus purpuratus (Purple sea urchin). Fibropellin I (Epidermal growth factor-related protein 1) (UEGF-1)), with translation MKKIYMFVFIFFYFYLNICASSLILDPSEAQLLNDLVNSMNVNMTGFPIISEGVYDFCNYSNQYMFSCTTISNKVVLIYADIIQTNTQIIESSSFSFSSLSKLKLSNCYLSPDFLSNVYVESITLTLCNVVKIDSPISQTYLSIVHPPSFQGEFKFSYLNKFGILEIVPNTSIGEISVTYVNDLKSVLDIDFLSLVANSIPSFTNVNVKELNLYLTDYFSYINNDVSNLATMTKVQKLNCKLIKFYLSFSAFINNSTIDFPISIFNIQNSIMTSLSIGGMINKPTQMIELPENNNITELRFGYTFGEFSINGMIPFLSLPNIKKFEINGGNFPNEKDLNKFSNVDELKILYSNLNVKLPKNNFSILDLSNNMISGTVDSSYCTMNSMSLDLKFNNLSGTLPSCFSCYPSSSRNIFLFNSNLKYDPTCSTIKVNIYIDRVNKKLIMWGNDIGLNSQDFYTVPFFSWEPTIPSYRFESSYYFNELLPSNEIVKTVNATQSQLPPKCYRECNIGEYCDTNSLKCVCAVGWSGDDCSINTNIYVSSIDSVNEMGGDITLYVSIDNQNCPLIQNTITNVSIQCTIWPGTGKKSLSIQQNGVSWSGYFIYETSVKSCLNNCSKNGDCIVNTGECNCRSGYTGFDCSIISGGGGGNGNGGVPSSNTTIDNNGTTVINNQKTSYQILITKLIEFDVDKNVIKEYTLDNKWVTEMKNTDDNNSNNIYQFSQTLVQSLTNCTVSYTVEEIKEKSKHYSFAGYNLTLDSGSIKISVSINNYQYNSFLNNLQLQFQSSVTSDNNDCNQQDTDIQNSNNELLNYITIKKDSKIMQARFLNRILSDGRSSIITSELVTKSSDSVIVGLNLPYCTNCIIDPDFSVLVTTSFKNDCGESERPAYLIPVVVVSGVLGVALVIALSFYIYKKKFVENQLSKKLKKIGTQGS